The region ATTAgcaaaaagataaaaaacttTGGGGCAGCAGTGAGGCAACAAATGGCCGCTGTTTCAGAACACCTACATTGGAGAAGAAGTCTAAGGTTGGCTGACAGATTAATGATTTTAATATACTCTGCAGAGGGATATTAACAAGAATTAATGACTGCATTTCACCAGAAAAGGAGTTAAATTGATTTTAACCACTCAAGAAAAAttgactgtattttttttacttataatGATTCTGATTTGGTTACTTTCTTGACATCCTGAGCAAACTGTTCAGCAAAGAAATTACAGGCAACTTCAGCCTGAAAGAGTGATAAGTGCGTTATAATGCTTACCCCATGAAAGCAAACTAATTAAGCGTATGACACCTTACAACTGAACTATCATCATAACATTACACAAATACAGTAGGTTCCAGAAATCCATTTGATTAATTTTGGAAAAATTCATTTATAAAGAAAAGAGGTGACTTATGACCAGGAAATGAGGCATTGTCAAGCAAAAaggcaaaacaacaaaatgtttatgACACATGGAAATTAAgaagattattttgttttttttttttcctgcagaacaaccataaataaaaacaaatcgatttacagtatatatccataAAACAAAAGTAGAACTGGAACAAATGTAGGAGCTTGAAAGGGTGAACAACCTACAACTGAACACTTATCCAGAAGTGACCTCTCGTAATTCAAATACTTAGGTTACATTAGTCTGAATTCAAAGTGCACTGAAATGAAACACGTAAACAAGATCCATTAAAGTGATGCTAATGAAGGTGAGTAGAAACCCAAGACTACTTTTTGTATCAATTTCAAGTAACTTATTTGtggaaaaactattttataaaataaaaaaatattttagaataaaagTAAAGTGGAGATTATGTATACTGCATACGTTATgtcaaatttaatttatatttaagcatttcagctactgtataatcCTTTCCTAAAGCCAAACCCCAGCTATTAGAActgactatacagtatgtgtataattAAATGCAGCTGgatatttacagtagctgtGATTCTTGTGCCAGCAACTCCTTTCACTTCATCTATGCATTTACTCTAAATACAGGaactaattatatatatttttttacatttgtctaTTTAGAAGGACCAAACAATGAACTTTAAACCCAGACAAGAACTCACTTCATCCACAAATGAGGTGTAATATGCAGCTGGGTCCCATTCGGCATCCATTTTGTACCGGCAGACTACAGACCAGAAACGTAACTACTGTACAAGGGCAATTCAGGTGTCTCTTACAGTTATAAACTATATTACAGCAAAAGTCATCATAATGCTTACTATAATGCCTCCACATACACTGTTTTCAACTGCATTTGTTAAAAGTCTTAAAACATGGTTTGGTTAATGAAACACTCCACCATATTCAACTTTCCTCTGCCACCTTAAATGCTTTCTGGCCCAGAGAAGAGAGTTTTCCTCTCTCTGGTATTAAAATATGAGCTATGAACTGCCTCCAGATatgtaatgtatatatatatatttatgcagACAGTGCACTACGAATATTCTGCTGatgcttgtattatatcttccTGGAATTCTTTATGCTGTAGCCAAAGTCATCTGAAAACAATTATAGATGAATCAAATGGATGTGACATTCCTGAGAAGAGTAGTAACCCTTTGCCTTCTAGGACATGGCCTgcacaaaaacaacacaatcaATAAACCTATTTCCTCACTATTAATATTATGCACAAAGCCTTACAAAATGTTTCCATCTTCTTCTTAAACTACCGCATGttcattaattataaatattagTAATTAACTGAAGTTTGGGAGGGACAACAACAAGTTCATCTCACGCATTTCTAGATATATTAAACAAACGTCTTCCTTCACATTTTTCTCAAGCATCCCTCCTTCACGCCATTACTAccttgcagctgccccttggttaaCTCCTCTCTGATTTGGGTTTGAGTCTCCTTATCTTGTGCCCAGGAGGCTGCCCATTAACCAAGTGTGTTAAACCATAACTATCCAGTGCTATAATccaaaaattcacaaaacatCCGATTGTTGTCCATTCTTTCTGGCAAAATCCCTCCAAATCTGCCTCTATCTTCTGCAAAGTCAGGACTTTGATTGGGCTGCCTAGTGAAATTAATTGTTGTTCTCGTCTTGTCAGACCACTCCCAATAGAACTGTAAATTAATGGAGCTTTGGATCATTTTCCTGCCAAAATGCATAATTATTAAGACTGAACACTTTAAGATTTAAGCATGTTTTCCTTTAGGATGCTCCTATACTTCCTACCATGACAAGCTTCTCCATCCCTGCTGGTGCAAATCATCCCTCAGTGGTTCCagtcctggtgacccacacacctgttggtttttgttccaaccGAGCCTTCTGTCAAACCATTCATTGACATTAAGGtgggatggaatgaaaaccagcaggtttgTGAGCCACCAACTCCTGGATTTGCTCTCATATGATGCTGCTACAATTGTGCTTGACGTACAGTATCAACATTGACTCCAATCTCAGTCACGAAACGTTGCAAATCATTCAAAGTCACCGTTGTCTTCACAGTGGCGTCTTGCATAGTTTTTCAGCTTGCCCGGGTGCTCAGTTTGGAAGGACGGCTTAATGTAGGTAGTGTCAGACATTCCTCTTCTTAATGATGCATGTCAGACATCTCATATGGAAAATGAGTgactttaaatttttttttgcaactttTTCCTGGTTCTTCACTACTTTATACCTGACTTGATTCAAAATCTCCTTGGCCTTTTCGGTTGGTTTGTTGTATACAATAACTGTTTGAACTGTGGCTTgaaattcaaataaattaaataattgaggGAACTTATTGAGACAGATGCATTACTCTGAAGGTAAACTGTTATGATGACACACAAAGAGGATTACACTAATTGCATGACATAAAATCTGTAAGCCTGTAAATACTGTTAATCTTTCAAACAAGCAACCGATTTACAGGTGACAGCAAAGCtgttaaatacagtactatacaAAGGAGAATCTTCTAATTTTCTTTGTATAGTACAATGTCAAAGTGTTCTGATGGGAAATTCAGAGAACAACAAAATATGGACATATTGGTGACAAGGTGACAGAGGTACAACAGATTTCCAGAACACCCTAAGTGCCAGTAAAGTACACTGTtgttttactgtaaaaaaaatgaaaatggttttgtacatcgatttatttttttcacatggaTTCTCACAAATCAgactttgaatttttttttttactgaagatTTCCACAGACATATTAGGCAGGttacttaaatgttttaagaaaaaactATATCTACATTTAGGTACTCTTTTATACCTGAGCTGAAACTACACCCGTCAAGACCTTGAGATTGTTTACCAGCTGAGATAAATTATCTATACGGCTCTCTATGTCTTTGGTGTTAGTGTCCATGGACCTAGTTCAAGGACAATATGCCATTGTACATTCCCTGATTTTCTAGAAGCATTTGACACTTTAACATGTAAGGGGATAGGTCATCATCAGATACGTTAATCATTCATTTTCTCACTGGAGTAGTCGTGGCTTAGGATGTAGTACTGTATAAAGTGAGGCACCACAAGTCATAAAAGGCTTGTGCATCTTTTAGAATCTCTCTTCCAGCCCTGCCTCTCATATTCCACACTAACAATGATTCTAAGCATAGCCTTGATCTGGGGAGTTGTAGTTTGGCTTTGTTGCTGCTTGTGGCTGATTCTGGGGATCCGCAGAAGGTAAATACACTACTGGCTTTTTAATGCATCAGGGTTTTGCACTATTGTGCTATACTTAAATCACCAATATTCTGTAGTGTCTTATACTCAATGCTCAAAATTGCTTTGAAGTatgttgaaataatattttactttgttttattgatttttgagTGCACCTAATGACAAAAAATACATCTTAGAGATTCACCACAGACTATGTGTAGTGTTTTTTAAgttcatacagtaccttcagCACAAAACCAGAGTTTTGAAACAACATATTTGCCATCAGCACAATTCAGCATTTCTCTTTTTTGGACTGCATGTGGCTCTTTTATTCtgtgatacatttttaatttgttaaaactgtgggtgtgagaaaaaaaatacaacatttaaacATATCAAACCCATCCCTTCATTGTGATAAACatgctgttttcaaaacctttagGAATTCTCCCATTCTTTCAGTTTCCTTTAAGGAACAGCCCAGCAGGGAAAACATGGGCAGAGAGTGACAGGGTGTTTCAAGTAAATCTGTTTAATTTTTCAGGCGTCCAGGAGAGCCCCCGGTAGAGAGTGGTCTCATTCCCTACCTTGGTTGTGCCCTCCAGTTTGGTGCCAACCCACTCGAGTTCCTTCGGAGCCGACAGAAGAAGTATGGACACATCTTCACATGCAAAATCGCAGGCCAATATGTTCATTTCCTCACAGACCCTTTCTCATACCACGCTGTGATCCGCCAGGGTAGGCATCTGGACTGGAAGAAATTTCACTTTGCTGCCTCTGCCAAGGTAAGAGATTGATACTTTTAATGTACCTTAACAGAGATTGTTTTTAATCATCAGGTTATTGTTGTAAACAAGCActgcataaaataaaattggtaAAAAGGCTTTTTAAGAGAAGGGAATACCATTTATTACAAGAACAGACACATTGACAGTGTTAGAATGCATCTAATCATGCACAAaaaggacttttaaataaactagATAACTGAGTATTTCAGAATAGTTTCAGAATAACTTGCATCTTTTAACATGtaacaaatacaaaatgtcaataataaattctgtttaattttgtaaaagcCAGATACAGTAGGTAGAAAAATCTCATATCTCCCATTTATTTTATGAAGTCAATCTCTCTGAGTCAAGTCTCAGTGCaacttaataaaatgaaaatataaagaatCAGGATTTTGATCgcattaacatttattttttccaggcTTTTGGGCATGAAAGCATGGATCCAAACGATGGctttaccacagaaaacttGCACCAGACGTTTATCAAGACACTGCAGGGGGATGCTTTGCAATCTCTGGTTGAGAACATGATGGAAAACCTCCAGTGTGTCATGCTGCAGTCAAGCACACTGAAAATGAACTCAAACGACTGGGTCACAGACGGGATCTTTGCCTTCTGCTACAAGGTGATGTTTGAGGCTGGCTATTTGACCCTGTTTGGCAAAGAGCTCAATCCTCAAGAAGACAAGAACCTTGCCCGACAGGAGGCTCAGAAGGCACTGGTACTGAATGCCCTTGAAAATTTCAAAGAGTTTGACAAGATCTTCCCAGCTCTTGTCGCCGGTCTGCCCATCCATGTTTTCAAAAGCGCTCACAGTGCAAGAGAGAACCTGGCGAAGACCCTCCTTCATGAAAACCTCAGCAAAAGGACAAATATGTCTGATTTAATTTCTCTCAGAATGATTCTGAATGACACCTTGTCCACCTTCAATGATATGAGTAAAGCCCGAACCCATGTAGCCCTGCTGTGGGCATCACAAGCCAACACATTGCCAGCCACATTCTGGACTCTGTTCTATCTCATCAGGTACGTAGTTTTTCAAACTGGCGAATCTAAAGTAGACCAGAATAAGCAAGTGCTAAgtagatacatacagtagtgtagATTTGAACTTtgacaaatatatttattttattttgcaatagTGTCTCACCCATATTTAACAGTCTGCAATTATGTtagcaaaaaaataatgaataatgtaaAAACTTGTGAATGATGGATAGAATTTCTAATACAGTATAGAAGAAAACATTGCTGGTTATATGAAGAGCTAACAAGACTTTCAAGATGCCTAACTTGCATAGACTCAATGCTACCTACAGTTTAATCTTCCTCTACTTCACAGGTGTCCTAAAGCAATGAAAGCTGCAAGTGA is a window of Lepisosteus oculatus isolate fLepOcu1 chromosome 6, fLepOcu1.hap2, whole genome shotgun sequence DNA encoding:
- the cyp7a1 gene encoding cytochrome P450 7A1 isoform X1 produces the protein MILSIALIWGVVVWLCCCLWLILGIRRRRPGEPPVESGLIPYLGCALQFGANPLEFLRSRQKKYGHIFTCKIAGQYVHFLTDPFSYHAVIRQGRHLDWKKFHFAASAKAFGHESMDPNDGFTTENLHQTFIKTLQGDALQSLVENMMENLQCVMLQSSTLKMNSNDWVTDGIFAFCYKVMFEAGYLTLFGKELNPQEDKNLARQEAQKALVLNALENFKEFDKIFPALVAGLPIHVFKSAHSARENLAKTLLHENLSKRTNMSDLISLRMILNDTLSTFNDMSKARTHVALLWASQANTLPATFWTLFYLIRCPKAMKAASDEVKRILEDSGQRASVDGTHICLNRTQLDNMPVLDSIIKESMRLSSASLNVRIAKNNFLLHLDNNESYSIRKDDVIALYPQLLHFDPEIYEDPLTFKYDRYLDENGQEKTSFCRNGRKLRYYYMPFGSGVTKCPGRFFAVHEIKQFLSLLLSYFDMELLDPNVKIPPLDQSRAGLGILQPTYDVDFRYRLKGL
- the cyp7a1 gene encoding cytochrome P450 7A1 isoform X2; this translates as MGNQEASRRPGEPPVESGLIPYLGCALQFGANPLEFLRSRQKKYGHIFTCKIAGQYVHFLTDPFSYHAVIRQGRHLDWKKFHFAASAKAFGHESMDPNDGFTTENLHQTFIKTLQGDALQSLVENMMENLQCVMLQSSTLKMNSNDWVTDGIFAFCYKVMFEAGYLTLFGKELNPQEDKNLARQEAQKALVLNALENFKEFDKIFPALVAGLPIHVFKSAHSARENLAKTLLHENLSKRTNMSDLISLRMILNDTLSTFNDMSKARTHVALLWASQANTLPATFWTLFYLIRCPKAMKAASDEVKRILEDSGQRASVDGTHICLNRTQLDNMPVLDSIIKESMRLSSASLNVRIAKNNFLLHLDNNESYSIRKDDVIALYPQLLHFDPEIYEDPLTFKYDRYLDENGQEKTSFCRNGRKLRYYYMPFGSGVTKCPGRFFAVHEIKQFLSLLLSYFDMELLDPNVKIPPLDQSRAGLGILQPTYDVDFRYRLKGL